Part of the Thunnus albacares chromosome 11, fThuAlb1.1, whole genome shotgun sequence genome, ttggacaacaatggaggtctatggcacagaggaataagctatatatatatcaggctttggctacacaggcAATACatgttagtaggatcaattcattgttgtgTTGGTCTCTTCACAGGGTTTGTTGACTGAAATATATAGAATATCAACAAATTTATCTTTTAACTACTAGACTGATAATTTACCTGAACAGATGATctaactctgtctgtttttctcaggTTGAAGGGAAGAAagctcaaacagacacacagacatcagGTGAATCCCCTGCTTCAGTTAAAACCACACCTCTAAGCAAAGACACAAACCTGGAGGAAAGACAAGGAGTGAACCTTGCAGGTGTGTTGACTCACATGAATTATGAATGAGAACTGTAGAAATGCTGAATTTGTATTCAGTATCTCCATTTGCAGCAACATGACACAAGTGTTTTCTTTCAGAGTCAAGTCCCACCAAAATTCCAGAAAGGCCTCGTGAGGACAAATGGCTGCGGAAAAATGTGGGGTCTTCTTCATCACCCTCGTCGTCACCTACACTGCCATCAGCGTTGCAGTCCATGTCGGAGAGTGGCCAGCCGTCCTGGATGGAACTGGCCAAGAGAAAGTCGATGGCTTGGAGTGATAAGACCATGGACTAAGAAGGAAAACAGACAGATTTAAAGGGTGTGCACACAACACTTTGAACAGCCCTGCAGACAAATACCTTGATGAAGgtttttatgttgtatttttagtgGGACTGTCAGAAAGTGTTGAGTCAACTAATTTAAGAGGATGTAGggctgttgtgtttgtgtattgaagtgtattgtaaaatgttattttgagagacacagagagagtaTATATTGAATAAACACAGTTGATTAAAATTCCTCTCTACCACAACCACTTTAAGATAAAGGGTATTTCTAAATAATGTTTCATGTGATTCAGCATTTCACTGCTAATAATAGCTTAAGTTATATAATAAAGTTTCTAATGTTAAGTTTCTGTGTTGTCAAGTGCCTTAATGTAACAATGGAGATACAATATTTAATGACTCCTTTATTGCCTTAAGTAAAtcagaaattattaaaattctCCAACTATGGATGAAAGATATGTTTgctaaaacatatttttaactaGTCCATATGGGGTTATAACAAGTGAATGTGGACACAACAAATATAATTGCATTATTTCCTCTAGAACTTATGTGGAAAGCATTAGTCAACACTGAAGTCGATGCAAGGAAGTCTGAGTCTGTGACTGCAAACCCAAATGTGGCACAAAAGCTTTTTCCTGTGTGGTaagagtaaaatataaatatatcatgGGAATCCATTTACTCACTTATTTGGCCTACAGCCCCACCTGCAGGCCTGTTTTTGACCCTGCCCTGAGCTGCATTATTATCTTGAAGAGGTATCATGACATGTCTTTTTGCTTGAAACTACAATAAAGAAAGGTGtgttgataatgaaaatgttcaTAATCTAAAACCTACTAAAGACCCTCCACACCTGTAGCCCACCCACACGGGTGTTCTCACTTATTTGCCTGATTAGAGCAGCTCTCAGGACTTCAAGGGCATGTGCAGAGTGTGATTGATTGACATATCCTGTCTGCTTTATTGCACCTAAGGCACAACAACTTGCACCGTTATCATTCTTATTAGTTTGGTGACCTGGATAATTTCCAGCATAGCCCTGCTGAACTTAATCAGAGGTCAAAGTAGAGGTGCAAGGTTACACTGATTGTTCATGTTCATGcactatttttattcattttaatatttcatagtATAGtattttagcttttatttatcttattgtgTCCTACCTATTACCACTGTTGGGAGAGCTTAAAGGCCAGGAATTTAATTCCCAGCAATGACTGCCATGCTTATAATTTCTGTGCATTTGATAAATAAAGACCTTGAACCTTGAATCGGCCTGAACAAGTGGAAacgtgtgtgggtgtgcagggcctttaaGGTACTTGCTCCAATGCTGCATTTGGATGTGTGGTTTAGTATTCCTGAGTCTTTGTTACACATAGTTAAGCTTTATTTATCCAGGAGGTCTCACTGAAATCAAAATCTCTTTTGCGAGGGAGATTTGAGAACAAGTCAGTCACACAGAcaatccacatacacacacacacacacacacacacacacacacacacacacacacacacacacacacacacacacacatacagacacactaattaaaacaagacaaaaaacagagaagCAGACTTCCCTAGTTCAAAGAGATTTTCAACCCTATATTCTGTGATCTGGTATCATGATGGTTCACTTTAAACTCCAAAAGGATATTAAAAATCTCTGCGACTTAGATAGCATTGCCTTATAAATAAAGGCCTTCTCTGTCAGTGGTGACCTTGGTTTAGAGCCAGCAGCACGAGCAAACAGCATATCTCTATAATCTAATGTTGATAGTACAATGGACCGAatgttttgtactgttttgaAGGGAGAAATAATTCCTGCATAAGATTCCAATTTGAATTTATATGTTTGAGTGTGAGTTTTGCAGGACAATCTGCTGTCTAACCAAACTAAAGTATTTTTAGTGCTGTATTGTATTGATTAGAGTTCGATTGAGGGCATGGATCAGCGAGGGAACATCAAAGGTTCTTACTGCtgtgaaaagcacaaatagaAACCACTAAACAGTGTAGTACAAATACAACACCAGCATTAAGTCCAGCTTCAGAACCAGTTGTGGAAGAAGTATAATGTACAGATCCTTCACTGaagtaaaaacagcaattacaccatttaaaaatactctgttacagTAGAGGCCCTGACTGAATGttacttaagtgaaagtacttaattattaatcagcaaaatgtacacAGATGATGAAAGGatgcattttcacacatttaattcCAACAAGAAGGGTATGGAAATACATGACTCATTCACTGCATGTAGGTGATTTCTACTTTTGCCcaggtttacattttatttcttacacCATTTAgttttcccacacacacacacacacacacacacacacacacacacacacacacacacacacacacacacacacacacacacacacacacacacacactgcagttttGGTTCCTGAAATATTTGGAGATACTGTCTTAACATAATTTTGGTCCAATCTTTAGTacgttcttgtttttttttccttacagctgtcgccaagtgcttgctcaagggggaattgttgggtctctgtaaattaaagagtacagtctagacctgctctatgtgaaaagtgcactgagatgactttttgttgtgatttggcgctatataaataaaatcgaattgaattgaattatttCTTGAACAATATGCACTGGCAATGAATTCCACCTGGAGCTAATTTCttctaaattaaacaaatgtacgctttccaccactgttaaaAACCTACCAAACAACTGAATCGAtgcacaaacagctgtttttgcaaGACTTTTGTAATCAATTGCGGGTTTATCTCTGTATCTGGTTAGTCAGCTGTTAACAGCAGGGTTTTCTGTCACCCTGAAAAAGCCTGTTATAAAATCAATTCCCCTGGCACCTCAGTAGGGGTCGCTGTAGGCCGGCTCTCTATTGCACAATCTTCCAGCGTTATAAAAGCGCATACACGTGAGTTTGTAAACAAGGGAGTGAGTGTATGAAGGCGGCCATTCTCCCAGCTCAATGAGGCCACATTACTTTCCCCTGGCAATATTTGCCAACATCCTGTGCCTCTGTCAAACCTACACCCTGAGGAGCTCGGTGTCCTGGGTCGTCTCCTCCAACGATGTGGTGGAGGACGCGGACCTGTCGGAGGAGGTGGCCCCGGCGTTGCTGGTGGACAGTGCCGGGCTGTGGAAGCAGGCGTATCCGTCCTCCAATGTCCTCGGAGACAGCGTGGAGACTCCTGGAGAACTAGTCAAGCCCGAAAGCGACGATGTGGCGCAGCTTTCCTCTCGCCTGTTTTCATATCGGCTGGAGAAAGTGAAGAAGTCCGCTAGCGGCAGTCCTCCTCCGCACCAGGAGACCGCCAGGACTGCCAGATATATAGCTCACTACAGTGACTGGGGATATCTGGCCACCATTTCCACTCAGGACAAGGTAACACACACAGGGGGGAGTGGTCCTCATTCATATGAAGACAAGATATTTGTAGGAAGAATATATGTTTTCTCTGATTTGGGACATGACCACTGTGTGAGCACAGTGGTTTCAATAGCATGTTTAAAACAGGACTAGCCAAGAAAAAAGCTTCTAAACATGTTTTAGGAGTTATATAAAATCATTTGTTGGAATAGTAAATTGTGCCTGGCATGCTTTTTCAACCaaaaaagtccattctcagtgtatgtgcactgtaAGCTTCAAGTtaccacatcacacttgtgtaagttgtgtAATGGCCCTCATGTCGCTTCAgcaaataaatatgaaaacagcttctAGTATcgaactctgcacatacatcattctgcactgTGAAGCTCAAACCTCCAACTAAAGGAACAAGAAGAGGTacatatttttgactggagggggactttaaagtaTTCTCAAAATAAAGAGGACCTTGGTATAGCTGAAACAgtgcaattaatcaattaattgaaaatgtattgcCAATTTTGATAATGGATTCATCATTTAAGTCATATTCAAGCAAAAAATGCCCACTCACTGGTTCAATTTTCTTCAAATGAGAACACTGGGGCCATGTCCCCTATATTtatttctgaatttttttttagcaaccTTGTTTGAGCGTTAGTTCAAAAGTCAAATGATTTCTAAATACTgagaacatttaaatattttgacagtGGTGAGAGGTGTGTTGTAGGGATTCATTACCTCCATGTTTATAAAATCCTGACTACAGCTGTCTTCTGTACTattatagtaaactgaacatcttgaGTTTTGGAGCgaaaaaaaacattggcaaCATTTatcaattttctgacattttacatacaaattGATGAATCAAGCAAATATTTAGTTGATTAAATCGTTACTAAAAATAATcacttgttgcagctctagaccTCAGTGTGattgttgtcagtgttttcagatgttGATTAAACTGAACCACAGAAGTAACATGAATACTTGTCCCTAAGAAATGTCAAATTTAAGTACACAGTCTAAAAGATATTGGTAACcacctttttaaaatcatatttattatatgtaaCTTGTAAACTGTGCCTCAGGTCCATATTCTCCCCACAGAATACTGAGAATATGACCTCTGTTACCTCAGTGATAATTTACAGTTGATTATTGCCGCTGAAATAGACAGGAATCAACATGATTGAATTTACTCTGTAAAAAGATGCGTCTGGTAACATCCAACTTTTTCCAGATCAAAGGTCTCCCCTTTGGGAACATCTTCTCAATCAGTGATGGAACGCTGGACAACAGCACTGGAGTTATCTACTTTTATGTGACTCCAATGGACAACACTGTGGCGGATCTGAAAAGTAACCCATACGCTTCTCTCACATTCTCAGAGGCTGAGGGAGAATTCTGCAGGTAAACCTCAACTTTTAATGGACTCCACAGAATTCAATGACAGATTAATCTGCAACAGTAATTAACTACAAATAATTAACTACATCCTTGGCTTGGTGCGAATCTGCCTGAAGTAAACCCAGAGGCTTCCCTTTGTCTATAGTTGACAGATTAATCTGCCCCAGGGTAAAAATTAGCTGCTGGGCCACATTAATCCCCTGTTCCTCCCACACTCTGTATAATTTGTACAGTATTTCTATGTTAAATAATATCATCTGGCCTGAAGTTTGCTGTGTGGTCATTtgattaaatgaaaattaactgagaaaatatgcAACATTCAagcataaaactgaaatattcaaGGTCTTAAAACTAAGGCCACAAGATTAGGTAATAAAGCAGGACCTACGTCAATGCCCTTAGTATGTCAGcagatattttctgtttaattagCCTGAACCACACAGTAAGTCTGGAGCTTTTGGGGCCTCTAGAGTTCTGTGGCCATGGGGGAAGTTACTGAGATGCTCAAAAAAGATAGAcccttaatgtgtgtgtgtgtgttacaataGTAACATGGTCTTATGTGTCTCAAGGCAAATGGTGTATGATCCAGAGGATCCAAGATGTGCTCGACTCACATTAACAGGCAAGATGGTGGAGGTGGCCCCAGAGGAGCTCATGTTCGCAAAGGAGGCAATGTTCTCAAGGTAGCTTAGTGTATGGAGCATagtgtgtgaatgcatgctGGCGTCCCTTCCACCCTGAAAATGAGAGAGAACAATATTTGGTGCAGAATCTCAAATTGTTGCTCTTGTTATTGTAGACATCCTGTGATGGCAAAGTGGCCAGTTGGACACAAGTGGTTCTTCATGAAGCTGGAGTTGATCCAGGTCTGGCTGCAGGACTGGATCGGAGGCACATCACTCATTCCGCTGGAGGACTACTTCAAAGCTACGCCCTTCTGAGAATATCCCAACCCCTGCATCACGTCAGCCTATAGATCATCTCAGCTGTCTACACCACAGACGTCACTGTATATATGGGGAGAGAATTCCCAAAGCAGCAACGTgcaaaggaaattaaaaaaactttttcaactGTTGCTATTTTAATCAGTGATTATccttcacatctactttttctcttttgccaCACAAGTGGGCCTGTCACACAAGATCAACTAagcattttcctgtttttggtgtgtgaatgtatttaaagtCTATAAGCTTGTTAAATTTGATGGTCACAGATATCACATGGCATAGAAAATTCTGTGTCATTTAATGTATTCTTTTTGAACAAAGTATTTTATGGGTTTGCATTACAATGTGtactgtttgaaaaataaatgaatgttagCATGCACAATTATTGTGCatacttttaaataaatcattaattacTTGTGTTAGTATTTGAAACCTTCAAAGGGATTCTGTGATGTCAGCACTCAGCTctggtttttcattttgagaCAAAAATGGCAGTGAAGATAAAGTTGATCAGTTATAGAGCCCCAGTTAAGTGTGGTTAAAAAATCTAGTACCTGGGGCAACTGATTTGAAATCAGTTTTTATTAGCTAGACTTTAtggttgacaaaacaatctcacctcaatatagtagctgttctggagctttcaatcatatccCATTACCTTCACTAGCAGACTGAATTTTAgttgttcaaatttccattttttctgagCAATTTAAGAACTTAAACTTGCATGCTCCATCTGTTGATGAAGATTGTGACATGATTGTAATCTCTAGCTACGAAATAGACTACTACTATATTAAATGGCTATTTCTTGATGCTTTATAAATGGCTGGGCCAGTATTCTTGGTATATTAGGGAGTGTGAAGGAGCAGACATGCACTAcatggccactagatggcgggCTTTCTATTTGTTGAACAAGGA contains:
- the creg2 gene encoding protein CREG2, which codes for MRPHYFPLAIFANILCLCQTYTLRSSVSWVVSSNDVVEDADLSEEVAPALLVDSAGLWKQAYPSSNVLGDSVETPGELVKPESDDVAQLSSRLFSYRLEKVKKSASGSPPPHQETARTARYIAHYSDWGYLATISTQDKIKGLPFGNIFSISDGTLDNSTGVIYFYVTPMDNTVADLKSNPYASLTFSEAEGEFCRQMVYDPEDPRCARLTLTGKMVEVAPEELMFAKEAMFSRHPVMAKWPVGHKWFFMKLELIQVWLQDWIGGTSLIPLEDYFKATPF